Sequence from the Paenibacillus tundrae genome:
ACTTTACGGTTAATGCCGTTTATGGGGACAAGTCCGTTGAAGTCAGTCATTTTGATGCCTATGTCGAGAGAACGATAGCTATTCCAGACGACGTAGATCCTAACAAGATTACAACCGGCGTTGTGGTGGAGCCGGACGGCACGGTTCGCCATGTTCCAACCAAAGTACGTCAGAATAATGGAAGATACGAAGCTCAAATTAACAGTTTGACCAATAGCACATATGCCGTGGTATGGCATCCGCTACAATTTGCAGACGTAACCAATCATTGGGGTAAAGATGCTGTGAACGATATGGGGTCTAGAATGATTGTGGAAGGCGTTGGCAATGGTACCTTCAATCCTGATCGAGCCGTGACCCGTGCAGAGTTTGCTGCCATCGTGGTTCGTGGTCTAGGACTTCGTCCGGAGAATGGGGAAACTCCATTTATCGATGTGAAGACCGAGGATTGGTACAATGGTGCTATCCGTACAGCACATGCTTATGGGCTGATCAACGGCTTCGAGGATGGTACCTTCCATCCAAACGAAACGATTACCAGAGAACAGGCGATGGTCATTTTGGCAAAAGCGATGACGATTACTGGGATGACAGACAGCTTGAACTCAGGAACTCTGGATACAATGCTCCAGTCATTCCAAGATGAGACTACGGTATCTAATTGGGCACGCAGTAGTGTAGTAGAAAGTGTTAAGTCGGGTCTTGTGCAGGGACGCAGCCAGTCTCTATTAGCACCAAAGGGTCAGATCACCCGTGCCGAGATTGCAACGATTATGCAGAGATTGCTGCAGAAGTCGGATCTAATCTAAGTAGAGATCGTTAAAATTTTGAATAGATAGCGTAAGGTAACTACATGGACACTAGAAGGCGGAACGAGAGGGCTATGACCAGCCTGCGTTCCGCTTTTTATTTAAGATGTACAGTTTTATTTTAATATATCTAATTTCCGTTAGCCGGGGATAAAGGTGACTTGTTTAAGCAATTTTACGGGAGAAGTATGCTTCTCTCGGGGGTGTGATATAATCGGTTACAGATGATTTAACATTTTCGGGATAAAGAATTCCCTAGTATGCATAGAGAGGTTTTGGATATGAGGAAAGACAATTTTTGGCGTGAGTTACCACGACCATTTTTTATACTGGCACCGATGGAGGATGTGACGGATGTTGTGTTTCGTCATGTTGTGAGTGAAGCGGGGAGACCAGATGTATTTTTTACGGAATTTGCGAACACGGAGAGCTACTGTCACCCTGAGGGGAACAAAAGTGTGCGCGGACGTTTGACGTTTACAGCGGACGAACAGCCCATTGTGGCTCATATTTGGGGAGATAAACCGGAATTCTTTCGTGAAATGAGTATCGGTATGGCAAAAGAAGGCTTCAAAGGCATCGACATTAATATGGGTTGTCCTGTAGCCAATGTTGCAGAGAATGGGAAAGGGAGCGGCCTGATCTGCCGTCCCGCAATCGCTGCGGAGATCATCCAAGCTGCCAAGGCCGGAGACTTGCCTGTCAGTGTGAAAACAAGGCTCGGCTTCACAGAAGTAGACGAATGGCGCGACTGGTTAACTCATATTTTGCAGCAGGACATTGTGAACCTGTCCATTCACCTACGGACAAGAGAAGAGATGAGTAAAGTTGATGCGCACTGGGAACTGATTCCGGAGATTAAAAAGCTTCGGGATGAGATCGCGCCGCATACACTCCTGACGATTAACGGCGATATTCCTGATCGTGAGACTGGCTTGAGGCTCGCTGAACAGTATGGTGTGGATGGCATTATGATTGGGCGGGGGATTTTCCAGAATCCATTTGCCTTTGAGAAGGAGCCTAAGGAACACAGTAGCGAGGAATTGCTCAATCTGCTAAGGTTGCACCTGGATCTTCATGATCAATATTCAGAGCAAGAGCCACGTTCATTCAGCGCGCTTACACGTTTCTTCAAAATCTACGTTCGTGGATTCCGAGGCGCAAGTGAGCTTCGCAATGACTTAATGAATGCAAAATCAACAAGTGTCGTGCGGACGCTGCTTGATGAGTTTGCAAGCAAGAGTCAAGATAGGGTAGAAGAGTCTTAACATATATGGAAAAAAAGTAAAGCTAAACCGCAATTCTTCTGACTTCATGTCGGAGAAGCAGTTTAGCTTTTTTTTCTTCAACTGAAAAAACGGTTATACACGTACAAACTAAGCCACGCAGCAAGGAGAACCCAAACGATAATGAACAACGTAGCCGTGTACCAGTTTCTAGGTTTGCTTAAAATCTCCTGTGCTTTGGGTCTATTCTCTTCAAGAACCACCTGAGGTATCATTTTTAGGGCGAGGACGATGCCGATTGGAACGATAATGAGGTCATCCACATAACCGAGAACGGGGATGAAGTCTGGGATAAGGTCGATTGGACTGAACGCATAAGCTACAACACACAATGTAAACAGTTTGGCAAACCAATTTACTCTCGGATCACGGTAGGATAGATACAATACGAGCAAATTGGATTTAAGCAATTTCGCAGCTTGTTTTAGTTTTTGTAAAATGGTGGTAGTCCCCCTCTATATATGTACATCCTTTTCAACTTATTTAAGCGGAATGTATAGATCAATCTTGGAATTAGGGTGATCGTAACCCAAATAACGTTGATCATATAACTCAAAATCCTCTCGGTCGTCCATTTCCTCTTTCGTATTAAGCAGCCATGTTCCCCATATGTACTGGAAGGTCTGAGGCAGCGCGCGAAGTGACCCTGTATGAGTGAATACCGCGTAACGTCCTGCTGGAAGAGTCTTTTGTACAAATGGTTCAGGCAGATCTGCAAAAGAATCGACCTCCACGCCAGCAACCTCTGTGAATATCACCTCATCACTCATTTCGTACAAACTGTTCTCATGACACGCCTCGCAGATGCCAAAGCCCCGTCCAGGAATGGAACGGTGGGGGATCTGGGTAACGATGTGGTTGAACGTCTGCCACAAGGCGGCTAGCTTATTATCC
This genomic interval carries:
- a CDS encoding YkvA family protein, with translation MLKSNLLVLYLSYRDPRVNWFAKLFTLCVVAYAFSPIDLIPDFIPVLGYVDDLIIVPIGIVLALKMIPQVVLEENRPKAQEILSKPRNWYTATLFIIVWVLLAAWLSLYVYNRFFS
- a CDS encoding tRNA dihydrouridine synthase codes for the protein MRKDNFWRELPRPFFILAPMEDVTDVVFRHVVSEAGRPDVFFTEFANTESYCHPEGNKSVRGRLTFTADEQPIVAHIWGDKPEFFREMSIGMAKEGFKGIDINMGCPVANVAENGKGSGLICRPAIAAEIIQAAKAGDLPVSVKTRLGFTEVDEWRDWLTHILQQDIVNLSIHLRTREEMSKVDAHWELIPEIKKLRDEIAPHTLLTINGDIPDRETGLRLAEQYGVDGIMIGRGIFQNPFAFEKEPKEHSSEELLNLLRLHLDLHDQYSEQEPRSFSALTRFFKIYVRGFRGASELRNDLMNAKSTSVVRTLLDEFASKSQDRVEES